The DNA segment AGGTGACAAAACTGCCCAGTAAACCCCCTAGTACTCCCATTAAAACAGCGCCTGCGATCGCCCGTTGCATAAAAGGGAATTGCAGCAAACTCGCCAAATCTTGAACACTAGCCACACCGATTAAACAGCAAGAGTTAGGAGGTAGGAGGTAAAAGGTTGTAGTTAGCATACAATCACGTGTTTATTTTTATTATCAGAATTCATTGCATCCATATTCAAGCTAGTGGGTACTTTTACCACACATTACTACAAAGTATCTCTGAATTTCTAAACTTTTTAATGTGATTAAAGTATATAATTGTATTTATAATCTACTCTTGTTAATAAATCGTTTTAAACATCGATCTCAAATTTAACTATTCCTCAATTAAATAATTGTAGTTGACAAATTCACATGATTAAAAATCACACAAATTGTACTGTAGAGGAAATAAATGTAAGTAGTATTACACCTCTAATAAACGAAGTTTTGAGTACTGAAAAATCACAGCGCATGGCTGAATTTTTCAGCTTTTTAGGCGATGCTAATCGATTACGAATTCTCTCTTTTTTAGCGACAAAAGAGCTATGTGTCAGTGATATAGCTACACTACTAGAAATGAGTGAATCTGCTGTTTCTCATCAATTAAGAAACTTACGTGCCATGCGTTTAGTCAGTTACCGCAAGCAAGGCCGTCATGTATTTTATCGTCTACATGATAACCATATTTTGGAGCTTTACCAGGCTGTAGCAGAACATTTGGACGAAAAAGATTAGCTCTAAATTAGCAAATAGATAAAAGAGTTTTGTCTAATCGAAGATTGTAATTGTTCCTAATGGTGATGTTCGTAGCGACTAAAGCCAGGCCCATAAGTTGCTAATAAGTTTTGGGGTGAAAGCGCTATTTCGGGTTGACCAGTACAAACAACGGTTTGGTTAAGACAAAGCACGCGATCGCAGTGGCGGCTGACCATATCAATATCATGGGAAACTTGCAAAACAGTCCAGCCTTCCTGCTGCTTTAATTCGTTCAGCATGGCATAAAAATCGGCTGCACCCTGCATATCAACTCCCGCAAAGGCTTCATCTAAAAC comes from the Nostoc sp. PCC 7120 = FACHB-418 genome and includes:
- a CDS encoding ArsR/SmtB family transcription factor; translation: MIKNHTNCTVEEINVSSITPLINEVLSTEKSQRMAEFFSFLGDANRLRILSFLATKELCVSDIATLLEMSESAVSHQLRNLRAMRLVSYRKQGRHVFYRLHDNHILELYQAVAEHLDEKD